A region from the Mercenaria mercenaria strain notata chromosome 7, MADL_Memer_1, whole genome shotgun sequence genome encodes:
- the LOC123554744 gene encoding uncharacterized protein LOC123554744 isoform X3 yields the protein MLWQFITCLAFMGIRSVYADSHGCATTEKVNEVNIIVASLEQSLGPIFGNSSLTNDQKNAMILDKVCNDTQGVRAQVDNIEAKLGECAALATASEVKNLTLGAMSFKDLFERFDNVDNFCGKLNKHPAGCRKLDLK from the exons GCATCCGTTCAGTGTATGCAGATAGCCACGGGTGTGCCACAACAGAGAAGGTAAATGAAGTAAATATCATAGTCGCCTCTTTGGAACAAAGCCTTGGACCAATCTTTGGGAACAGTTCGCTCACAAATGATCAGAAAAACGCCATGATACTCGACAAAGTCTGTAACGATACACA agGTGTGCGTGCGCAAGTGGACAATATCGAGGCAAAGCTTGGAGAATGCGCTGCTCTCGCAACGGCATCAGAGGTTAAGAATCTTACGCTTGGTGCTATGTCTTTCAAGGACCTGTTCGAGCGCTTCGATAACGTAGACAACTTTTGTGGTAAGTTAAATAAACATCCAGCAGGATGTCGGAAacttgatttgaaataa
- the LOC123554744 gene encoding uncharacterized protein LOC123554744 isoform X2 — MLWQFIACLAFMGIRSVYADSHGCATTEKVNEVNIIVASLEQSLGPIFGNSSLTNDQKNAMILDKVCNDTQGVRAQVDNIEAKLGECAALATASEVKNLTLGAMSFKDLFERFDNVDNFCGKLNKHPAGCRKLDLK, encoded by the exons GCATCCGTTCAGTGTATGCAGATAGCCACGGGTGTGCCACAACAGAGAAGGTAAATGAAGTAAATATCATAGTCGCCTCTTTGGAACAAAGCCTTGGACCAATCTTTGGGAACAGTTCGCTCACAAATGATCAGAAAAACGCCATGATACTCGACAAAGTCTGTAACGATACACA agGTGTGCGTGCGCAAGTGGACAATATCGAGGCAAAGCTTGGAGAATGCGCTGCTCTCGCAACGGCATCAGAGGTTAAGAATCTTACGCTTGGTGCTATGTCTTTCAAGGACCTGTTCGAGCGCTTCGATAACGTAGACAACTTTTGTGGTAAGTTAAATAAACATCCAGCAGGATGTCGGAAacttgatttgaaataa